One window from the genome of Periophthalmus magnuspinnatus isolate fPerMag1 chromosome 18, fPerMag1.2.pri, whole genome shotgun sequence encodes:
- the ndufs2 gene encoding NADH dehydrogenase [ubiquinone] iron-sulfur protein 2, mitochondrial, with amino-acid sequence MAATMLRSLSRLGRPSAKIIAHNGFLSPSCTVLQSRQKQWQPDVEWTEQFAGAVMYPTALNEKWTPPPWNDVDPPAEKDLSNLTINFGPQHPAAHGVLRLVMELSGESVKKCDPHIGLLHRGTEKLIEYKTYLQALPYFDRLDYVSMMCNEEAYSLAVEKLLNIQAPPRAQWIRVLYGELTRILNHIMAITTHALDIGAMTPFFWMFEEREKMFEFYERVSGARMHAAYVRPGGVHQDLPLGLMDDIYEWCKNFSIRIDEVEEMLTNNRIWKNRTVDIGVVSTEDALNYGFSGVMLRGSGIKWDLRKSQPYDKYDEVEFDVPIGTNGDCYDRYLCRVEEMRQSLRIMLQALNKMPEGEIKVDDAKVAPPKRAEMKTSMESLIHHFKLYTEGYQVPPGATYTAVEAPKGEFGVYLVSDGSSRPYRCKIKAPGFAHLAGLDKMAKGHMLADVVAIIGTQDIVFGEVDR; translated from the exons ATGGCGGCCACGATGCTGAGGTCGCTCTCCAGGCTCGGACGTCCTTCAGCCAAAATCATTGCACATAACGGTTTCCTCAGTCCCAGCTGCACCGTGCTACAAAGCAG GCAGAAGCAATGGCAGCCTGATGTGGAGTGGACTGAGCAGTTTGCTGGAGCAGTCATGTATCCCACTGCTCTTAACGAGAAGTGGACACCTCCTCCATGGAATG ATGTAGACCCTCCTGCTGAGAAAGACTTGTCTAACCTGACCATAAACTTTGGCCCCCAGCACCCGGCAGCTCACGGGGTGCTGCGGTTGGTCATGGAGCTGAGCGGGGAGTCGGTCAAAAAGTGTGACCCCCACATCGGCCTGCTGCACCGGGGCACAGAGAAGCTCATTGAATACAAGACATACCTGCAG GCCCTACCATACTTTGACCGCCTTGACTACGTGTCCATGATGTGTAATGAGGAGGCCTACTCTCTGGCTGTGGAGAAACTGCTCAACATCCAGGCCCCTCCCCGCGCCCAGTGGATCCGAG TGCTGTACGGTGAGCTGACACGCATCCTTAACCACATCATGGCCATCACCACCCACGCGCTGGACATCGGAGCCATGACACCCTTCTTCTGGATGtttgaggagagggagaaa ATGTTTGAGTTTTACGAGAGAGTTTCCGGGGCCCGAATGCACGCTGCTTATGTACGACCTGGAGGGGTGCACCAG GATTTGCCGTTGGGCCTGATGGACGACATCTATGAGTGGTGCAAGAACTTTTCCATCCGGATTGATGAAGTGGAAGAG ATGCTGACCAACAATCGTATTTGGAAGAATCGAACTGTGGACATTGGGGTGGTATCTACAGAGGATGCTCTCAACTATGGATTCAG TGGAGTGATGCTGCGAGGCTCTGGAATCAAATGGGATCTGAGAAAATCGCAACCTTATGACAAATATGACGAGGTGGAGTTTGATGTGCCCATCGGGACTAATGGAGACTGCTACGACAG ATACCTGTGCCGAGTGGAAGAGATGAGACAGTCCCTCAGAATCATGCTCCAGGCCCTGAATAAGATGCCCGAGGGGGAGATCAAGGTGGATGACGCCAAGGTGGCCCCCCCAAAGAGAGCAGAGATGAAG ACTTCCATGGAATCTCTCATCCACCACTTTAAGTTGTACACAGAGGGCTACCAGGTCCCTCCTGGGGCCACCTACACCGCCGTGGAGGCTCCTAAG GGTGAGTTTGGAGTGTACTTGGTGTCTGACGGCTCGAGCAGACCCTACCGCTGCAAGATCAAAGCCCCTGGATTTGCTCACTTG GCTGGGTTAGACAAAATGGCCAAAGGACATATGCTGGCTGATGTAGTAGCTATTATTG GCACACAGGACATAGTGTTTGGTGAAGTTGACCGCTGA
- the fcer1g gene encoding high affinity immunoglobulin epsilon receptor subunit gamma: MGRHGPLALALPLWMCFGRAAASLHEPQICYVLDGILFLYGLVLTTLYCRLKILSCKKRTDGKPNKGTEDGIYSGLTQPADTYETIGMKT; the protein is encoded by the exons ATGGGGCGCCATGGTCCTCTAGCTCTTGCCCTCCCGCTGTGGATGTGCTTTGGAAGAGCAG CTGCCAGTCTCCATGAACCTCAGATCTGTTATGTTCTGGATGGAATCCTCTTTCTGTACGGACTGGTGCTCACCACTCTCTACTGCAGGCTCAAG ATCCTCAGTTGTAAGAAGAGGACAGATGGAAAACCAAATAag GGCACTGAAGACGGCATCTATTCG GGTCTGACCCAGCCGGCCGACACATACGAAACCATTGGCATGAAGACCTAA